GGGGAAATGGCTTTTGTCTCAAGTGGCGAACTATCTCGCGCAAACCGACATTCCCGATTTGAATTCCGGCTTTCGCGCGTTTCGCAAAGACGTGGCAAAATTATTCTTGCACATTTTACCGAACGGTTTTTCGTTCACCACCACACTGACGCTCGCACTGTTCAAAGAAGGGTACAACATCGCTTATATCCCGATCACAACCGCGCCGCGTGTTGGCACAAGCACGGTCAATCCGGTCAAAGACGGTTTGAATACGCTGATGTTGATCGTCCGCATCATCGCGCTTTTCGATCCGCTGCGCGTCTTTGCGCCAACGAGCGCGATTCTATTCTTCATCGGCATCGGATACTGGATTCTCGACGTTGTTCTGCGCCAACGTTTGAACATTCCCTCCGGCGCAATCGTCGTTATTCTCGCGAGCATTATCATTTTCATGTTCGGCATTCTTGCCGATCAAGTCAGCGCGATTCGGCGCGAAAAGTATGAATAGTGTGATCGTGTGATAGTGCACATAGTGCACTCGGCAGGAGATTGAATGGCACTTGGTACGTATGTC
This is a stretch of genomic DNA from Chloroflexota bacterium. It encodes these proteins:
- a CDS encoding glycosyltransferase family 2 protein, with product MQSQIENHKSKISIIIPVHNEEASMPKLVDGLCAWKERAEIILVDDGSTDRSAEIAQRAGFRVMRHRTNKGYGAALKTGIRAASGDIIVMMDADSEHNAAQISKLLDNFGDNDMVVGARAKGSNFPLLRRPGKWLLSQVANYLAQTDIPDLNSGFRAFRKDVAKLFLHILPNGFSFTTTLTLALFKEGYNIAYIPITTAPRVGTSTVNPVKDGLNTLMLIVRIIALFDPLRVFAPTSAILFFIGIGYWILDVVLRQRLNIPSGAIVVILASIIIFMFGILADQVSAIRREKYE